The Thermoanaerobacterales bacterium genome includes the window CGGTTATGGGTGCCCTTGGCTTCGCCCGCTTCGGCTACGCCACCATCCTCCCTTCTATGAAAGATGCCCTCCTTCTAAACAACACCCAGATGGGCATGATCGCCACCGGCAATTTGATCGGCTATACGGCTTTCTCCCTGATCGGAGGCCTTCTTGCGGCCAGGTTCGGCCCGCGGCTCCTGATCGGGTGCTCGATGCTCGTCACAGGCGCCACGATGTTTATGACCGGAGCTGTCGGCGGATTCTGGCCGGCGGTCGTCATACGTTTCTTGACGGGTCTCGGCAGCGCCGGAGCCAATGTTCCCGTGATGGGACTGGTTTCGGCGTGGTTTGGGCCCAGGCGAAGGGGGATGGCTGCGGGATTCCTGGTCGGGGGTTCGGGATTCGGCTTCCTGATCACCGGTTTCCTGGTGCCGAGGGTGATCGCAGCGTCGCCGGACGACGGCTGGCGTTTTGGCTGGTTCATTCTCGGCGGGACGGTAATCCTGCTCGCCGGCCTAAGCAGTCTCCTGCTTCGAAACAAGCCTTCCGAAATGGGATGCCGGCCCATCGGAGGATCTCAGGCCGCTGCCCCCGGCGGCGACCGCCTGTCCTGGGGGAGTCTTTACACCTCCCCGGCCTTGTGGCGGCTGGGCCTGGTCTACCTGTTCTTTGGTTTTTCCTACATCATTTATGGAACCTTTTTTGCAGCGGCAATGACCGCCGACAAGGGATTTACCCAGGCCCAGGCAGGGGCGGTGTGGTCTGGGATCGGGGCACTCGCCGTCTTCAGCGGTATCGCGTGGGGAACGGTGTCCGACTACCTCGGGCGCAAGAACGCCCTGGCTCTGGTGTTCGGCCTGCAGGCCGTCTCCTACTTCCTATTCGGAATGGGTGATTCCCCTGCTGCCCTCTACGCCTCGGCACTGCTCTATGGTCTTACCGCATTCAGCATCCCCGGCATCGTTGCGGCCGCTTGCGGTGACTACGTCGGGCCCAGGCTGGCCCCTGCCGCCCTGGGGATGGTCACCTTCTTCTTTGCTGTGGGACAGGCGCTGGCCCCATCAATAGCCGGATACCTGGCGGATGTGACGAGCTCATTTAACGCTGCTTTTTTCCTGGCTGCCGTGGTGGCAGCGATGGGCAGCGGCGGGTCATTGACGCTCCGGGCCCCGAGATGAGATGTGAGAAGTCAGACGATCATTTATCCCACAAAGCTTGTTGTCCCTGGCATACTGGAGTCTCTCCGGCACACTGGGGTCGGGTGTTAAAGCCGGTCGGCGAAGGGGTTGATCACCCGCCCTCCGCCGTAATCCTGCCCGGGGCTTAAGTCCTCCGACCAAATTACGGTGCAGTCAAGGGCCTGTGCGCTGCGGATGATCATTGCATCCCAAAAGGAAACCTTGTATTGCAGCTGCAAGTCGATGGCTTCCAGAACGTCCGCCGGTTCGGGGATGTGGACGTGCCAGCAGGCGAGATCTTCGATAATACGCGAGGCTACCGGCGGTGTAAGGGGTTGCGTCACCTTCCGGGTTACCGTAACATAGAACTCCTGCAAAACCTGGACACTGAGACACCCGCTGCCGGCGTCCCATAACCGTCGTACCAGGTCTTCGGCTATTTCGTGCTTTTCCCCGGCGGAGATGTCGTGGGCGTAAACCAGGATGTTTGTATCGATGAACTGTCTTTCTTTGCTACCGCTCATGCAAGTCATCCCTGGTCCACTTGGCCTGTCCCCCGGTGCTCAAGTCCAGCCTGCCCAACAGGGCAAGATGGCGTTCTTTGGCCTTACGGTACCTGTCCTCTTGACGGGTGGCGTCGCGGAGCAACTGAGTCAGGAGTCCGGATAGCGAGGTGCCCCGTTCTATAGCCAGGTGCTTTGCCTGGCGCAACAGGGTTTTGGGCAGGGACAGCGTAACGTTTTGCTGTTCCACATTCTTCACCTCCACACAATTAAGTGTAACACGTATTTACGTGGGGCACAACTGTCCAAACGAAAACCGGGCCGGCGCTGTAAACCGTGGTCTTCGCGGACGCCGACGGTGTCCTGTTCGTCTCCGCCTCCAGCGTGGCGGACGTGCTTTCGGCAGCCCACGTTATCCTGGAGACGGAGCGACGCCAGGCGGAGGCCGTGCGGTCAGGCAGGACGCTGCGGGAAAAGTTACGGTGGTGCCGGCACAGGGACTAAAGCTTGTTGAAGACCTTGCGGAAGTGGAAGCCGTAAACAGCGAAGGTGATGGCATCCGGCAACAGCCACGGGTGCTTGGCGAGGGTTTTCATAATCATCTTCCAGTAGTGCCTTCGGCCTTTTTCGATGAATCCCAGGTAGAAGGTGGCCTTGAAAACCGCGGTCAGGTAGTAGAAGCGGAAGAGTCTCATTCTATTCCTTTTCACCGGCTTGAACTCTTTGAAAAACTCCAGGATCCGGTCGTAGTAGTGGGAGGGATCGTAGATGGTGGTGACGATCCTCCTGTAGCCCTCAATGAGCGTCTGCCGGTTCATTTTAGGGATGAAGTTGAGGTTGAAGTCGGTGTTGTTTCCGGAGAAACGCTGCGGCAGCAGGCGGTTCTCCGTTTTTAGACGTTCGTAGAGCCGTGTCCCCCGTGGGGCGTTGAGTAGTCCGACCATTGCGGTGACGATGCCGCTCTGCTGGATGAACTTGATCTGCCTCTCGAAGATCGACGGGGTGTCACTGTCGAAACCGACGATGAAACCGGCGCTGACCTGCATCCCGTGGTTCTGGATGGTCTTGACGGATTTAACCAGGTTCCTGTTGAGGTTGGCGAACTTGTTGCATTCCTTCAGGCTCTCTTCATCAGGTGTCTCAATCCCCAGAAAGACGTGGACAAAACCGGCCCTGCGCATCAACTGCATGAGTTCCTCGTCATCGGCCAGGTTGACTGAGGCCTCCGTGATGAACCAGAAGGGGTTCTTGTGGGCTTCCATCCATTCGATGACGACCGGCAGGATTTCTTTCTTCAGCTTGAGCTTGTTGCCGATGAAGTTGTCATCAACAATAAAGACGGTGCCGCGCCAGCCACGCGTGTAGAGGGCCTCTAATTCGGCGGTCATCTGGGCGGCTGTTTTTAAGCGCTGTTTGCGCCCGTAGAGGGTGGTGATATCACAGAATTCGCAGTCATAGGGGCAACCCCTGGAATACTGGATGCTCATTGACGCATAGTCGTTCATGTTGAGGAGATCCCACATGGGGACCGGAGTCTCGCTCAAGTCAGGTTTAAGGTCTGTTTTATAAACCTTTTTCGGGCTGCCTTTCTCCAGGTCCGCCAGGAATTCAGGGAGTGTGATTTCGGCTTCATTGAGGATAAGGTGGTCGACGTCGTCGAACCCGTCGTATTCCATAGTGAACAAAGGTCCCCCGGCGACGGTTTTCACCCCGAGCCGGCGGCAGCGGTCAATCACTTCTCTGGCGGAGTTCTGCTGGATGGACATGGCGCTCAGCAATACATAGTCAGCCCATGCGATGTCCTCATCGCGCAGCCTGTTAACATTCATATCTACAAGCTTCAACTCCCACTCCTTCGGAAGCATGGCCGCTACCGTGATGAGACCGAGCGGGGGGTTGGCGGATTTCTTGCCGATGAACTTCAAGGCATGTTGGAAGCTCCAGAAGCTCTCCGGGTATTTGGGATAAACCAGTAGAGCCTTCATCTTCCGACCCCCTCTGATGTCCTGTGTTTTGCCATCCCATATTATGGGACATGTCAGTTTAATC containing:
- a CDS encoding YbfB/YjiJ family MFS transporter codes for the protein VMGALGFARFGYATILPSMKDALLLNNTQMGMIATGNLIGYTAFSLIGGLLAARFGPRLLIGCSMLVTGATMFMTGAVGGFWPAVVIRFLTGLGSAGANVPVMGLVSAWFGPRRRGMAAGFLVGGSGFGFLITGFLVPRVIAASPDDGWRFGWFILGGTVILLAGLSSLLLRNKPSEMGCRPIGGSQAAAPGGDRLSWGSLYTSPALWRLGLVYLFFGFSYIIYGTFFAAAMTADKGFTQAQAGAVWSGIGALAVFSGIAWGTVSDYLGRKNALALVFGLQAVSYFLFGMGDSPAALYASALLYGLTAFSIPGIVAAACGDYVGPRLAPAALGMVTFFFAVGQALAPSIAGYLADVTSSFNAAFFLAAVVAAMGSGGSLTLRAPR
- a CDS encoding PIN domain-containing protein yields the protein MSGSKERQFIDTNILVYAHDISAGEKHEIAEDLVRRLWDAGSGCLSVQVLQEFYVTVTRKVTQPLTPPVASRIIEDLACWHVHIPEPADVLEAIDLQLQYKVSFWDAMIIRSAQALDCTVIWSEDLSPGQDYGGGRVINPFADRL
- a CDS encoding DUF6364 family protein, which translates into the protein MEQQNVTLSLPKTLLRQAKHLAIERGTSLSGLLTQLLRDATRQEDRYRKAKERHLALLGRLDLSTGGQAKWTRDDLHER
- a CDS encoding DUF4070 domain-containing protein, whose translation is MKALLVYPKYPESFWSFQHALKFIGKKSANPPLGLITVAAMLPKEWELKLVDMNVNRLRDEDIAWADYVLLSAMSIQQNSAREVIDRCRRLGVKTVAGGPLFTMEYDGFDDVDHLILNEAEITLPEFLADLEKGSPKKVYKTDLKPDLSETPVPMWDLLNMNDYASMSIQYSRGCPYDCEFCDITTLYGRKQRLKTAAQMTAELEALYTRGWRGTVFIVDDNFIGNKLKLKKEILPVVIEWMEAHKNPFWFITEASVNLADDEELMQLMRRAGFVHVFLGIETPDEESLKECNKFANLNRNLVKSVKTIQNHGMQVSAGFIVGFDSDTPSIFERQIKFIQQSGIVTAMVGLLNAPRGTRLYERLKTENRLLPQRFSGNNTDFNLNFIPKMNRQTLIEGYRRIVTTIYDPSHYYDRILEFFKEFKPVKRNRMRLFRFYYLTAVFKATFYLGFIEKGRRHYWKMIMKTLAKHPWLLPDAITFAVYGFHFRKVFNKL